One part of the Trichomycterus rosablanca isolate fTriRos1 chromosome 25, fTriRos1.hap1, whole genome shotgun sequence genome encodes these proteins:
- the LOC134302901 gene encoding lipoprotein lipase yields MGKESIWLLLIGFSFISCEHLYNSTEASPASNTTDFIEDYRDIKSKFSFRNAEFPDEDLCYLVPGIKGTFKDCRFKNESQTFLIIHGWSVAGLFESWISKLVSALFEREPNSNVVVVDWLDRASNHYPTSAENTKLVGKDVAKFINWLESLEYPIEKLHVLGYSLGAHVAGIAGNLTNNKVNRITGLDPAGPTFEHADRPKRLSPDDANFVDVLHTNTRGSPDLSIGIQRPVGHVDIYPNGGTFQPGCSLQNAMRMIATHGLYNMDQLVKCSHERSVHLFIDSLVNQNQQSMAYRCSSKEAFYKGLCLSCRKNRCNKVGYNVSKVRTARSTRMFLKTREMMPFKVFHYQVKAHLFSHQDLKLENQPVKISLYGTHDEKDDIAVVVPTMITNSTISFLVTSDVDVGELLMMKIQWEKDSYLPSFFSSNQFLIRKMRIKAGETQAKVIFRPREVEFGDLIQGGDGLIFVKSNDNPHSKQHERLHRLKMHGSFFKQGMNESGGDGKKPITRSSVEASTEKTETVTTKMTTQSS; encoded by the exons GTAACaccacagactttattgaagactacagGGACATTAAATCCAAGTTCTCATTTAGAAACGCAGAGTTCCCGGACGAGGACCTGTGCTACCTCGTTCCGGGAATAAAAGGCACGTTTAAAGACTGCAGATTCAAAAATGAGTCCCAGACCTTTCTGATTATCCATGGGTGGTCG GTTGCTGGACTGTTTGAGAGTTGGATCTCCAAGCTGGTATCTGCTCTTTTTGAGCGTGAACCCAATTCCAATGTCGTTGTGGTGGATTGGCTAGACCGTGCCAGCAATCACTACCCCACATCAGCTGAGAACACCAAGCTTGTGGGCAAAGATGTGGCGAAGTTTATCAACTGGCTTGAG AGTCTAGAGTATCCGATTGAGAAGCTGCACGTGTTGGGTTATAGCCTTGGTGCACATGTGGCGGGCATTGCGGGAAACCTCACCAACAACAAAGTCAACAGAATCACAG GTCTCGACCCGGCTGGTCCAACCTTTGAGCATGCTGACAGGCCAAAGCGTCTCTCTCCAGATGATGCCAACTTTGTGGATGTACTTCACACAAACACCAGAGGAAGCCCAGACCTGAGCATTGGCATCCAGAGACCTGTAGGCCATGTGGACATCTACCCCAACGGAGGCACCTTTCAGCCTGGCTGCAGCCTGCAGAACGCTATGAGAATGATCGCCACCCACGGCTTGTACA ACATGGACCAGCTGGTAAAATGCTCTCACGAGCGCTCGGTGCACCTGTTCATTGACTCGCTGGTAAATCAGAATCAGCAAAGCATGGCTTACCGCTGCAGCTCCAAAGAAGCGTTTTACAAAGGTCTGTGCCTCAGCTGCCGCAAGAACCGCTGCAACAAAGTGGGCTACAATGTCAGCAAGGTCCGAACCGCCAGAAGCACAAGGATGTTTCTTAAGACTCGTGAAATGATGCCTTTCAAAG TTTTTCATTATCAGGTAAAAGCACATCTCTTCAGCCATCAGGATCTGAAACTGGAGAACCAGCCTGTTAAAATATCTCTATATGGAACACATGATGAAAAAGATGATATCGCTGTAGTTGT GCCGACTATGATTACCAACTCCACCATCTCTTTTCTGGTGACGTCTGATGTGGATGTGGGTGAACTGCTAATGATGAAGATCCAGTGGGAAAAGGATTCATACTTGCCAAGTTTCTTCAGTTCCAACCAGTTCTTGATTCGCAAAATGAGGATTAAAGCTGGCGAGACTCAAGCCAA AGTTATTTTCAGACCCAGAGAGGTGGAGTTCGGTGACCTCATTCAGGGTGGTGATGGGCTGATCTTTGTAAAATCCAACGACAATCCACACAGCAAGCAGCATGAGAG ATTACACAGGCTTAAGATGCATGGCAGCTTCTTTAAGCAAGGCATGAATGAATCTGGGGGAGATGGAAAAAAGCCAATAACACGGTCCAGCGTGGAGGCATCAACAGAGAAAACTGAGACTGTGACCACAAAGATGACCACACAGAGTTCATGA